In Ktedonobacteraceae bacterium, the DNA window TTGAAATAGGTCTCGTCCATGTCCACGATGATCAAATTCGTGGCATCGTTACTGCCTATTTTGCGATAACCCGGCGATTGCAAGGGCGTGAGAGCGACATTCACCGTTACCTTGCCAGAGCCAACAGGTATCTGGTATACCTCACTGTCGCGGTAAAGCGGTTCCGTTCCCATGACCGTCCAGCGACTGGCAGAGAGATTGTAGGTGCCAGGGTCCAATTTGTTGAAATCAAAGCTACCATCCGCATTGCTATGGGTATAGCAAGCAAAGCTATTGACTGTTCCAGGACTGATGCCGATATAGGCATTGGCTACCGGTTTGCCCGTATTCGCATCCGTAATCGTCCCTTGAACAACTCCTTTACCCGTACCCGCCCGCGTACAGCTGATAGGCGCGGTTGGCGCTACTGGAAGATCATCTTTATCCCCCAGCGTATCAATGAGCTGCCGGGTCCCCTGTCCCGCGTGAGCAGCACCTAGAGTATTGGCGAGCTGAAAGCCGACGAGGGCTACCAGGGTGAGAAAGATCAGCGACAAAAATACTTTACCTTTAGTCGAACCAATGAGAGCCTTAGTGCGCGTATGAGGACGAAACATCGATGGCCTCCTCACTTTCATCCAACGAAGGAATGAATGAAAAAGGGTACAGTCAACAAGAGCCGCCAGCACTACAAAGGAGATACATATTATTACTTACCCCCATAAAATAGTTTGGCTCACTTATGTTAAGAGAATATTAAGAAAATGTTAAGCGAATGTTAAATAACCCACAACGTCGTTAAATACTGCAAAATGGTTGTACAAAAATCTAGTACAAGCTGTACAATAATTAATGATCAGCTATGCCGGGCTATTTTATGAACACGGCACTATCTTTACGAAGAATTTGTGAACCACCTCCTATTCTTTAAGCATCTTTTCGCGTATACTATGCTTCAAAGATCAGGTATCTTGAGATCAAGACGCAATTTGGAGGAATTACCATTATGCGCTTCTGCTTTATCCTGGAAGAGTACTATGCGAAGAAGCCCATGCCACTGGTTATAGCCGATCAGTTACAACAATGGGGACATAGCATTGATATCTTACAACCATATGCCGCTGTGACCAACCTGACCGATCTCTCATTAACGACCTACGACGCCTACGTTCTCAAAACCGTCTCTGATGGCCCCGGATTAACGATTCTGGAAGCAGCCGAAGCTATAGGTATACCAACCATTAATAATTCGCGCGCAATTCGCCTTGTGCGCGATAAAGCCGTTGCCGTCGCGTTCGCCCAGGCGCAGGGGCTTCCTGTCCCTTTGACATATTTTGTTGGTCATCCCCGCGCCTTAATCCATGTGCCGCACGAAGTCTATCCCGTTGTCGTCAAACCGAGCAATGGCACCTCTCTGCAAGACATCCATCTTGTGCATACCCCAGAAGAAATGACGAAACTCGCATTAGATGAGCAGACGTACTACCTGGCTATGCACTATGTCGAAAACACCGGATACGATATCAAACTCTACGTCACCGGCCAGGAGGTTCACGCGATTGTGAAAAGTTCACCACTGCATGGAGAGGTGCAGGAGCAAGAAATACCGGTGAGTCGGGAGATGCTCAAAATTGCTCGCCGGGTAGGACAGGCATTTGGCCTCGATTTATATGGTGTGGATGTCCTGGAAACCCCGCAGGGGTTGATGATCGTCGATATCAACGATTTCCCCAGTTTTTATGGTGTTCCCCGAAAAGTGGCCAGCGTGGCCGAATATATCCTGCATGCCGCATATCGCGCGCGGCGAGAACGAGAGAAGCGCCTTGTCTCTCATTTGAAAACCCACTCCAGGACTCTCCATAGGCAAGATACCTCGCTTGTTCCCGCCGAACTGGTGGGCCATAATCTGAATGTAAAGCGGGCACATATGCATTAATACCATTCTTTGCTACACACCAGAATTCTCTTGTACCGTTGTGTATCAGTTGCCTCTCCCCAAAGCGTATTTTTTAGTAGAAGCATCGCAAGTAGAAGTATCGCAAGGCGATAAATTCAACAATTACTGTCATGATAAGTTGCCCAGGCACGAAGGCAGGGAACCGCAACGGAGAGCAGACCCTGACCCATGTTCCTGGCGCGCAATGTCATTTCGCCCCTACTAGAAAGCCCGGTGTGAGCAATGATGAATATGCATATTGTATTAGCGGCAACAACCTACTTCCCCCTCTGGGAACGAATCCAACACTATTTCAACCTGCTCTTTATAGGAATCATGATCCGCAGCGGCATCCAAATTTTAGCAGCCCATCCCCGGCTTTATTGGACAGATAGCAGCAATCCGAAGAAAGAGTGGATTAGATTTACTACGACGAAAGTGCCCGAGAATAAACTCTACACATCGATGGATGATGAAGTGCCTGTATCACCCTGGCTGGCGCAGCCAGGAGGAGATAACCTGGGTCTGGGTCGTCACTGGCATTTTTTCGTCGCCATCTTCTGGCTGTTGAACGGTATCATCTACTGGGCACTGTTGTTCGCGACAGGTGAGTGGTCGACGCTTATCCCAACATCCTGGACAATATTCCCGCATGCCTGGCATGCCTTCGTCACTTATATCACGCTTCATATCCCACCGAAAAGCGATTTCACGCCCTATGATCCTTTACAGCAGCTCGCTTACGCTTTTGTGGTCTTTGTACTGGCTCCATTTCAGTTGGTAACTGCCGCCGCCATGTCGCCCTCAATTGAGGCACATTATCCCTGGTACCTCAAGCTCCTGGGTGGCAAACAAAGCGCGCGCAGCCTGCATTTCGTGGGCTTGATTCTCTTCATCGGCTTCATTATTGTGCATACAGCACTCGTATTCTACGTCTATCCAACGGATAATATCCTCAATATCACGCTTGGCAGCGAGCATGGAACCTTCTGGTTAGCTGCCCTGATATTCTCGCTCGGTATCATCTTTGCGTTTGCCTTCTATGCATGGTCAACGCGGTTCACGCTGCGGCATAAGCGACTGATGCAACACGCGCTGGGCGCAGTAGTCGACCCTATCAGAATGTTTTTGTTGCACCGTGAGACATCAAAACAACACTACACGTCCAAAGACATCACGCCATACTTCTGGGTCAACGGCCGCCCACCAGAAACCGAGGAGTATCGTCGCCTTGCGCAAAATAACTTCCTGGATTGGAAGCTGGAAGTATGCGGACTGGTTGAGCAACCGCTGCAGCTTTCACTCGCCGACCTGCGGGCAATGCCTAAACAAACGCAAATCACCAAGCATAACTGTATCCAGGGCTGGAGCGGCGTGGCAGAATGGGGAGGCGTATGTGTTAGTGAGGTTTTGAAACGCTGCAAACCGCTGCCCAATGCACGCTACCTTGTTTTCGTCTCCTACCAAAAAGGGAAAGAATCGGTAAAACCCGAACTTACCGAAGCGCTGAGCCATACCTTTTATGAAGTGATCGATATGGAACTGGCGAACCATCCACAAACAATACTGGCATATGAAATGAATGGAGAGCCATTACCAATTGTTCATGGTGCGCCTGCCAGACTACGCATCGAGACCCTGCTCGGTTACAAGATGGTAAAGTATCTCCGCTCCATCGAACTGGTCGAAGATTATAGCCAGGTCGGGCAGGGACAGGGAGGTTTCCGCGAGGACTTTCAGTACTATGGTCGGGGAGCGGAAA includes these proteins:
- a CDS encoding molybdopterin-dependent oxidoreductase; translation: MHIVLAATTYFPLWERIQHYFNLLFIGIMIRSGIQILAAHPRLYWTDSSNPKKEWIRFTTTKVPENKLYTSMDDEVPVSPWLAQPGGDNLGLGRHWHFFVAIFWLLNGIIYWALLFATGEWSTLIPTSWTIFPHAWHAFVTYITLHIPPKSDFTPYDPLQQLAYAFVVFVLAPFQLVTAAAMSPSIEAHYPWYLKLLGGKQSARSLHFVGLILFIGFIIVHTALVFYVYPTDNILNITLGSEHGTFWLAALIFSLGIIFAFAFYAWSTRFTLRHKRLMQHALGAVVDPIRMFLLHRETSKQHYTSKDITPYFWVNGRPPETEEYRRLAQNNFLDWKLEVCGLVEQPLQLSLADLRAMPKQTQITKHNCIQGWSGVAEWGGVCVSEVLKRCKPLPNARYLVFVSYQKGKESVKPELTEALSHTFYEVIDMELANHPQTILAYEMNGEPLPIVHGAPARLRIETLLGYKMVKYLRSIELVEDYSQVGQGQGGFREDFQYYGRGAEI